In Kineococcus mangrovi, the sequence GGGTCCACGAACTTCACCGGCGGTCTGACGGCGACCAACCACCTGATCGCCCAGGGCCACCGCACCATCGCCTGGGTGGGTGGCCCACCCGGGTCGCAGTGCAACCAGGCCCGCCTGCACGGGTACCGCGCGGCCATGGAGAGCGCCGGGCTCGTCCCCCTCGCCGAGCACGTCCTGAACTCCGACTTCCAGTACGAGGCGGGGCGGCAGCTCGGCGCCCGGCTGCTCACCGGTCCGGACCACCCCACGGCCGTCGTGGGTGGCTGCGACTCGATCGCCCTGGGCGTCATGGAGGCCGCGCGCGCCCTCGGTCTGCGCGTGCCGGAGGACCTGTCCGTCACCGGTTTCGACGACACCGAGCTGGCCGCCATGGCCGCTCCCCCGTTGACGACGATCCGCCAGCCGCTGCGGGAGATGGGCCGGGTGGCCCTGCGGACGGTGCTGCGGATGGCCGGCGGGGACCGCCTGGACTCCCACCACGTCGAGCTCGCCACCGAACTGGTGGTGCGGGGGTCCACGGCTCCGCGGTGAGTTCCGGACCCGTCCGCGGGTCGTGGAGCCGCAGGACCGCGCCGACGGCGTCGTCGAGCTCGTCTAGGACGCCGTGCGCCGAGCCTGCGCCAGCGTGCGCAGGAACTCCTCGACCGCGGCCCGGTCGGCGCTCGTCGCGAAGGGCACCTCGCGGCCGGACAGGACGAGCCGCAGCTCCGGGCCGCCACCGAGCCGCCGCTCGCGGACGGTGCCCGCACCGACGTCGCCGAGGGGCACCGCGGCCACGGAGGCGCCGCCGACGAGCTGGGGACGGGCCAGCCAGAGCTGGACGGTCCCCACGCCGAGCGCTCCCTCGCCGCCCACCAGGCCGCCGCGCAGCGGCAGGGCCGCGAGCAGGTCCTCCCCCGCGCCGACGACGTGGCCCAGGAGCAGCGCGTGCGCCCCGGACGTCACGAGCCCACCACCGCGCGGGCCAGGTCCCGGCGCAGCGCCGGGCGGACGAGCACGTCGACGGCGCCCACCCACTGCTCCACGGCGCCCACCCCCAGCGGTCCCCGTCCCCCGCCCGGCGGCGCGACGGCGCCGGGCAGCGTCTCGACGACCCCGGCGAACGGTCGGTCGTGGAAGGGAGCCGTCGCCGGGCCCGGCGCGGGCACCCCGACCTCCGCCTGCCGGGCGAGCAGCCCCTCCAGCGCCGCGCACAGCCCGGCCTCGCGCTCGCGCCAGTCCCCCGCCGCCAGGGCGCGCGCGAGGTGGGGGGCGACGCGGCCGCTGGGCGAGGACGCGAACACGGTGCCGACCCACTTGGCGTAGGGCGCCCAGACCCGGTCCAGCAGCAACCCCAGCCGGACCGCGGTCTCGGCCAGCCGCGCGGCGATCAGCCGAGACCCCAGGTCGTCCCCGCGCGACCCCGTCCGGCCGACGAGGGGCAGTTCCTGCTCCAGCTGCTGCCAGGCGCCGGCCACCAGGTGCCGCCACACGTCGTCGGGGTACCAGGTCAGCCTGCGCCGCAGCCGTTCCCAGCGCCCCTCGTCGTCGGCGAACACCGGCCCGGCGAGGAGTTCCAGGACGGCCTGCCCCGTGAAGGACAGCCAGTCGGCGGTCGTGGGCTCCTCCTGCGCGCCGATCCCCAGCCGCGCCCGGACGAAGCCGTCCACCGTGGCGACCTCGACGCGGTGCCGGTCGGCGGGGTCCCAGGTGGTCGCGAAGCGGACGGGACGTCCCGCGTGCGTGGCGGGCAGGTCCCGCTCCAGGACGGCGTCCACCGGCCCGACGGACCCGTCCGGGACGAGCACGACGAGACGCAGCCCCCAGTCGTGGTCGCGCGAGACGTCGTCGTCGAGGCCCAGGACGTCCGAGCCGGCCCGCGACGAGCCGGAGGCCCGGGAACTCCCGCCGCAGCAGCGGTCCGACGACCTCGTCGTGGAACCGGCGGGCCAGCTCGGCGCCGCGCGGTTCAGGCACCGGCGCGCACCAGCGGCGCCAGCCAGGCGCGGTAGGCGGCGAAGGTCGCCAGCGCGGCCGCCGTCATCCCCGGCAGGGCGTCGGCCCCGGCCGCCTCGACCGCGGCGGTCGTCTCGCGCCAGCGCCGTCCGGTGCCCTCCCGACCGGTCAGCGACGTGGTCGCCGCCGCCGGGACCCCGGCCGCGACGACGGTCCGCGCGATGAGGCGCCCGCCGAGCGTCGACCCGTCGAGGACGTAGCGGACTCCCAGCGCCGCGGCCCGGTCCGGCACCGCGGGCACGTCGGGGCACTCGGGCAGCCGGGCGAGCTCGGCCTCCGGGACGCCCAGGGCGCGCAGGTCGTCCAGGGCGAGGTCGGCGCGCACCCGCCCCGCCACCTCGAGCGCCGCCGGGTCAGCCTGGGCCTGCTCGCCCAGCGCCCGCTCCAGCGGCGCGAGCAGCCCCCACGTGAGTTCCAGCCACCGGCGGTGCAGCGCGGCGTCCCACGGGCGTTCGAGGACGTCCAGCGCGGAGTCGAGGTCCTCGTGGGCCGCCGCGGTCGCGGACCGCAACCGCGTCAACGACCCTCGCGCCACGCCCACCACCGCTGCCTCCACCCTCGCCACGCCGTGGCGTTCCCGCCGGTTCCCCCCGAAGCTACTGGACCGCACCGCGCCCGGGTTGCCCCCGCCTCGCGCGGGGGGTCCAATGGACGGTGAGCCGTGGTCCAGAGGTGTGCCGCGGAGGGTCCGGAGACGACGGGGTTCCGATGACGACGACCACGACAGCGACCGTTCACGACACCACACCCACCACGACCGGCACGACCGGCGCACCGGCCGGCCCGGTGCTGGACCTGCGCGGGCGGCCCCTGGACGCGCTGCGCCGGGCCTACGACGAGCGCTGGCACCTGGTGGCCGACGACGCGCCGGAGCACCCGACGGGCGAGGACCTGGCGCACAACGCCTTCGAGATCGCCGACCTGGAGGCCCGCTGCCGTCCTGCCGGACGGGGCCTGCCCCGGCGCACGGGGCCGGACCCATCCACCTTCCTCGGCTGAGGTCGCCCCCGACCCGCCACCCGGCCCCGGCCCTTCAGCGGCGTGTCCAGTTCCGCTGGACGAGCCGGTCGACCTCGCGCTGGTCCCCGCCGTCCTGGGCCGCCGTGCCGCTCCGGCGCAGGTCGCCCAGCAGCGCGCTCGCCAGGTCGTACAACTTGACGTTGTGCGTCTGGGAAACCTCGGACAGCTGCCGGAACGCGGCGTCCTCGTCGCAGCGGGTGAGGGCCATGATCGCGCCCTTGGCCATGTCGATGACCGGTCGGCGGGTCAGCGCCGTGCGCAGCTGCGCCAGCTCGGCGCGCAGCGCGCCGACGTCCGTGTCGGTGGAGCGCTCACGCCCGGTGTCGAGGGTGCCCAGCTCCGCGACCCGCCCGTCCTCGTCGTGCATCCTCGTCGCGTCCTCCGGTGCAGGCGGCCCCCCGACCGGTCGGCGGGAGGCGGTTCGCGCAGCGAGGTCTGGGCGGAGCGGAACCGACGAGGATCCTACGACGAACCGGGCTGCTGCACGTGCGGCCCCAGCAGGCTCAGGTCGGCCGGGGACAACCGCTCGGCCGCGGTCGCGGCCTGGTGCCAGTGCGGGTAGCGCAGCGGGACGGCGCTCACGTCGTCGAGGCGGCGGCGCTCGTCCTCGGTCAGCACGAGGTCGGCCGCCGCGAGGTTGTCGCGCAGCTGCTCGTCGGTGCGGGCGCCGACGACGAGGGACGTCACCCCGGGTCGGCCCAGGAGCCAGGCGAGCGCGACCTGCGCCGCCGAGACCCCGTGCGCCTCCCCCGTCCGCACCAGCTCCTCGACGATGTCGAACAGCGCGTCCTCGTCGTGGACGGGTGGTTCGGACCACTCCCCCAGGTGCCGCGAGCCCTCGGGCGCGGACGCGTCGCGGCGGTACTTGCCCGAGAGCAGACCGCCGGCCAGCGGGCTCCACACGAGGATCCCGAGGTCCTGGTCCAGGCTCAGCGGCACGAGTTCGGACTCGGCGTCCCGGGCCTGCAGCGTGTAGTGGATCTGCTGGGAGACGTACCGCTGGTACCCGTGGGCGTCGGAGGTGGCCAGGGCCTTCATCAACTGCCAGCCGCAGTGGTTCGACACCCCGACGTAGCGGACCTTGCCCGAGCGGACGAGGGTGTCGAGCGCCTCGAGGGTCTCCTCCAGCGGGGTCTGCCCGTCCCACTCGTGGATCTGGTACAGGTCGACGTGGTCGGTCCGCAGGCGGCGCAGGCTGCGCTCGACCGACCGGACCAGGTGGTGGCGCGAGGCGCCCCCGTCGTTGGGTCCGGGACCGACGACCATCCGTGCCTTCGTGGCGACGAGGACGTCGTCGCGGCGGGACCCCACCCCCTCGAGCACCTCGCCGGTGATCTCCTCGCTGAGCCCGTCCGAGTAGGCGTCGGCGGTGTCGAGGAGGTTCACGCCGGCGTCGAGCGCGATCTCGACCTGTCGGCGCGCCTGCGCCACGTCGGTGTTCCCCACGGCGGCGAAGACGCCCTTGCCGCCGAACGTCATCGTCCCCAGGGTGATCGTCGAGACGCGCAGCCCCGACCGTCCGAGTCGTCGGTACTCCATCCCCGGAGGCTAGCGCGCGCGCCGGGTCCGTTCCACGGAGAGGGTGCGGACCTGCGCGGTCCCGCTGCGGACGCTGACCTGCCCGCCCTGGAAGTCCTGCACCAGCGCGCCACCGCTGACGCGGACGTCGGAGACGGGGTAGCCGAGGGTCCCGCCCTCCCAGCCGCGCGCGGCCCACGCGTCGCGGACCGCGGCCGGGACGGCGTGCGTGCCCGCGGCCGGGGAGGAGTACACCGAGCCGCCGGTGAAGTGCTGCCCGCCGCCACCCCCGACGAGCCCGCCGAACCACCCCGAGCTCGGGTAGCCCAGGCCCCCGCCCTCCCAGCCCTGCGCGGCCCAGGCGTCCCGGACGGCGCCGGCGACGACGTGCGTGCCGGCGGGGCCGGCGTACACCGAGCCGTTCTGGAAGTGCGCGAAGGAGCCCGCGGGCAGCGCGGCCGACGTGGTCGTGGGGAAGCCGAGCGCCCCGGTCTCCCAGCCGGTCGCGCCGTACCCGGCGAGCACCGCGCCGCCGAGGGCCTGCGCCCCGGTGGCCGCCGACCAGTAGACGGTCCCGCCCTGGAACCGCTGCGCGACCCCGCCCCGGACGCCGAACTCGGCGCCCGTGGGGTACCCCAGCCAGCCGTTCTCCCAGCCGAGGGCGGCCCAGCGCTCACGGATGGCGCCGCGCACCGCGGCCGCTCCCGACGCCGCGCTCCAGTACACCGACCCGCCGGCGAAGTGCTGGCCGTAACCGCCGCCGCGCAGCGGGCCGAGCTCGCGTCCCACCGGCAGGCCGAGGTAGCCGCCGTTCGCGCCCGCCGCGGTGTAGGTCTGCAGGATCGCGCCCTTGACGGGGACACCGGCGTAGCTGCGCGAGCCGTCGGGGTTCTGCGCCACCAGCGGCGTGCGGCGCGGGGAGCCGAAGTCGGCCACCCAGTAGGAGCGCCAGACGGTCCGGCCGCGGGAGAACAGCGTCGTGTAGACGAGCCCGATGCCGACGGCGGTGTACTGCGGGTCCTGCAGCACGGCGCGGTGCGGGTCGGACTTCATCCAGGTGTCGACGGCGAGGTCGCCGTTCTCCAGGCCGCGGGTGTCGGCGTTGCCCATGTCGGCGGTCGCGACGATCTCGCCCCACCGGGGGAAGTCGGACAGCAGCCTGCCGAGGTCCGGGTTGTGCTTCATGCCGTCGCCCTGGCCGAGCACGTCGGCCCAGTCCTGGGCGACGGTCGCCAGCGTGGGGTCCAGCGTCAGCGCCGGGGCCCCGACGGCCGCGCGCTCGCGGTTGAGGCCGTCGAAGATCTGCTGCTGCTGGGTCGGCGCCGGGACGACCGGCTGCAGCACCTGGACGGGTCCGGCCGCGGCGGCGGGCGCGGCGGTCGCCACGTCGACGGCCACGCCTGCGCACGGCAGCGCCACGAGGGCGGCGAGCACGGGCGCCAGCACGGGGGCGAGCCGGGAGCGGCGCGGGGTCAGCCTGGTCACCCAGGAGGTGTCGTCCCCGCACCGCGGTCACGACAGAGCCCGCCCGGGGTGCCTCCTCCCGGGCGAGCCGCCGTCACCCCCCGTGACCACCTGCGCTACGCCTGCGCGGGTCCCTCGATCGCCGCGCGTCGCTGCTGGGCCGCCCGGACGCGGTCGACGTCGAGCTTGGTGGACCGGTCGAAGGAGTAGATCCCGTTCTGCTCCTGGAAGACGTCGGTCAGCTGCGTGTAGCAGTAGCCGAACACCAGCGGGTCGTCCAGCAGGACCCCGGTCAGCCCCTCGAAGCGGTGGTGGAACTCCTCCTCGGTGCGCGGCGGCTCGCCGTAGCCCCACGAGGACGCGGCACCGCGGTCGACGTCGGGGTCGCTCGCCGCCACGTCGGGCCGCCACCAGATCCCGCCGAACTCGCTGCAGAACCACGGCTGCCCCTGGTAGGGCAGGGACCAGGGTTCGCCGTGGGCGCCGTGGTTGGTGTCGGGCTGCCCCACGGCCAGGCCCGACACCTCGCGGGCGAACCGGGCCGGGTCCTGCGTGTAGTTGTGCGAGTCCCACACGTCGGACTCCAGGACGCGGTGGGAGTAGCCGGAGGCGTCCAGCACCGGGCGGGAGGTGTCCATGGCCTTCGCGGCGAGGAACATCGCCCGGGTCACGTCGTCCAGCACCTGCCCGCGGTCGGTGAGCGGCTGGCGCGTCTCGTTGAGCCCGCACCACCCCACGATCGAGGGGTGGGAGTGGTCGCGTTCGAGGGCCTCCAGCCACTGGCTGACGAAGTTCGGCGTCGGGCGCTGGTGCTCGCCGCGCTCGGAGGTGCCCTCCTCGACCGCGCCCCAGTCGCCGAACTCCCCCCACACGAGGTACCCGAGCCGGTCGGCGTGGAACAGGAACCGCTCCTCGAACACCTTCTGGTGCAACCGGGCGCCGTTGAACCCCGCCGCCAGGGCCAGTTCGACGTCGCGGCGCAGCGCCTCGTCGCTCGGGGCGGTCATGATCCCGTCGGGGTAGTACCCCTGGTCGAGCACGAGGCGCTGGAACACCGGCCGGCCGTTGAGCAGGACGGCCTCGCCGTCGATGCTCACCGACCGCAGGCCCGCGTACGTCTCGACGGTGTCCACCACCTCCCCGGCCGCGTCGGTCAGGGTGATCGTGACGTCGTACAGGTGCGGGTCGCCCGGTCCCCACAGCCGCACGCGGTCGGCGGGCACCGGCAGGGTCAGGCGGGGTGAGAGGTCCAGGTCGGCGCGCACGCTCGCCTCGGCCACGACGCCCGCACCGTCGCGGACCTGCGCGTGCAGCGTCCAGCCCGCGCGGTCCCCCACCGTCCCCGTCCCGCTGCGGCGCAGCGGCTGCTCGAGGTGGAACGTCGAGCCGGCCACGTCCGGGGTGATGCGGGGCCGGGCCAGGGACACGTCGGGCACGGGTTCGGCCCAGACGGTCTGCCAGATCCCGGTCGTCCGGGTGTAGAGGCACTCGTGGTTCTCGTAGCGGGTGGACTGCTTGCCGCGGGCCTGCGGCCCGTGCCGGTCGTCGCGGGCCCGCACGACGATGCCCACCTCGCCGCTGCGGTGGCCGAGGTCGGCGGTGAAGGGCGTGAAACCGCCGCGGTGCCGGACGACCTCCACCCCGTCCACCCACACCGTCGCGTCGTGGTCGACGGCACCGAAGTGCAGCAGCGTGCGGCGCCCGGCCCACCCGGGCGGGACGGTGAACGTGCGCCGGTACCAGACGGCCGACAGGAAGTCGGTGGCGCCGACGCCGGACAGCTCCGACTCCGGGGCGAACGGGACGGTGATGGTGCCGGCCAGCGGCCGGTCGCGCAGGCCGCGCTCGAGCCCGGAGTCCCCCGCGTCCACCTCGAACTCCCAGGGACCGTTGAGGGTCGACCAGTCGGCGCGGACCACCGAGGGCCGGGGGTGCTCGGGGCGCGGGGTGTCGGGCACGGACGTCTCCTCGTCGATGACGGTGTCGCTGCCCGGCCAGTCTCACCGACGTCCGTACATCGTTGCAAGCGTGAGGTCGCACGAAGCTATGCAGCGTTGCAAACGCGTGCTAAGTTCCGCAGCACTGATCGGGACAGAGCGGTTCTCGGTTCTCGACCAGCCGGTGCCGCCACCCGGTGACCACCGACCGCCAACGACGGCAGGGACGGACACGCGTGAACAGTCATCCCCCGACACCGGGGCCCAGCAGCCCCCTCAGCCGACGCTCCCTCCTGCGCGGCGGGCTCGCCGCCGGGGGCCTCGGCCTGGTCGCCGGCACCGCGGGCTGCGGTTCCCCGCTGGCCGCCGGCCTGGCCGGCACGCAGCTGAACCCCGGGACCGTCACCTTCTGGAACCTCTTCGGGGGCGGCGACGGCGCCCGGCTGCAGACCATGCTGGACGAGTACCGCCGCCAGCAGGGCAGCGCGGACTCCCTCGTCGCCGCCACCTTCGCCTGGGGCAACCCCTACTACACGAAGGTGTCGCTGGCCACGTTGGGGAACAAGCCGCCGGACGTCGCGGTCTCCCACCTGACCCGGGCCTCGAACCTCGCGGCGGCGGGCCTGCTGGAACCGATCACCGACGAGGTGCTGGCCCTCGCCGGCCTGTCGGCCGACGACTTCAGCCAGACGGCGTGGGAGGCCTCGCAGTACGAGGGCACGGTCTACGCCATCCCGATGGACACCCACCCCTGGGTCCTCTTCTACAACACCGACGTGTGCCGTGCCGCCGGTCTCCTCGGCCCGGACGGGCTCCTGGCCCCGATCCAGGGGGTGCAGGGCTGGGAGGACGCGCTGACGGCGGGCAAGGAGGCCTCCGGCGGGTTCGGGGCGACGACGGCCACGGTGGCCGACGACTCGAACAACTGGCGCTTCTTCAGCACCCTCTACCACCAGCGGGACGGCAGCACACCCCTCATCGACGACGACGGGTTGTCGGTGACCATGGACGACGCCCTGGCGACCGACACCCTGGCGACGATGCGCAGCTGGGTGGAGAAGGGGCTCATGCCGGCGACCGTCGACACGCCCGGCGCCGAGACCCTCATGTTCACCGGCCGGTCCGCGTTCTTCATGAACGGGGAGTGGGAGGTGACGACCGCCCAGAGCATCGAGGGCCTGGACTTCGGCATGACGGCCTTCCCCACGCTCTACGACACCCCGGCCGTGCAGGCGGACTCGCACGCCTTCATCCTCCCGCGCATGGAGCGCTCGACCGAGCAGCTCCAGCGCGCCATGGGGTTCGTCAAGTCGATGCTCGACCAGGGGATCACCTGGGCCGAGGGCGGGCACGTCCCCACGTACCTGCCGATCTACGACAGTCCCGGGTACCGGGCCATCGAGCCCCAGTCGAGCTACGCCGACACGGTCGACTACGCCGTCTACGACCCGGCCGCCTGGTACTCCGGCTCGGGGTCGAACTTCGAGACCGTGGTGGGTTCGACCGTCGGGTTGGTGCAGCAGGGGCTCACGACCCCGCAGGCCGCGGTCGCCAGCATCCGCTCGACGCTGGAGACCTACGCGAACACCCCGAACCCGCTGTGACGACCCCGCCCGCCCCCGCCCCTGGAGACGACCACCGATGAGTGCACACACCGTCGGCGCACAGCCGGCTGTCCCGACCACCCCGAGCCGTGACGCGGGTGCGGCCGGAGGCCGGCAACGCTCGGCCTGGCTGTTCATCGCCCCGTTCGCGTTCTTCTACCTCTGCTTCCTGTTCGGCCCGGCGCTCTACATGTTCGTCGCGAGCTTCTTCGACGCCTCCATCGTCAAGAGCGGCCTGGGCAACTTCATCGGCCTGGAGAACTACGCCTCGCTCGTGCAGTCGAGCGCCTTCTGGTCCTCGATGTGGCACACCCTGCAGTTCACGCTGTACACGGTGCCCCCGCTGGTGGTCCTGTCGTTCGTCTTCGCCGTCCTGGCCAACCGGATGCCGCGCGGGCAGACGTTCTGGCGGCTCGCCTTCTTCACCCCCTACATCCTCCCCTCGGCCGCGATCTCCCTGATCTGGGTGTTCATCTACACCGCGGACACCGGGCTGTGGGCGACGGTGCAGAAGTGGTTCGGCGACGACACGCCGACGCCCGTCCTGGGGACACCGAGCATCGCCATGGTCGGCATCGCGGTCGCGACCGTGTGGTGGACGATCGGCTTCAACTTCATCCTCTACCTGGCCGGTCTGCAGGACATCCCCCGCGAGCTGTACGAAGCCGCCGCGATCGACGGCGCGACCCCGTGGCAGCAGATCCGGCACCTCACGATCCCGCTGCTGAGCCGCACGACGACGCTCGTCCTGCTGCTGCAGATCATCGCCAGCCTGAAGATCTTCGACCAGGTCTACCTCATGACCAACGGGGGCCCGGGCACCAGCACCCGCACCGCCCTGCTCTTCATCACCGACACCGGTTTCACCGACTACCGCATCGGCGCGGCGGCCGCGGCCTCGTTCCTGCTCTTCCTGGTCATCGTGACCATCGCCGTGATCCGCCAGCTCGTCGAGCGCGCTCAGCAGAAGGGAGCCTGACATGGCGACCACGGACGTCCCCGGCAGCCGCCGTTCCGGCATCTCGGCCGCAGCGCCGCCACGTCGAGCGGGCCGGGTCGGCACCAACGGCGGCAAGAACTTCAACCGCGTGGCCGGGGTCCTCCTCGCGGTCTGCGCCGTCATCTGGCTGATCCCCAGCCTGTGGGCGATCAAGACCTCCTTCACCGCCAACGCGGTGTCCGCCCTGGGCACCCAGGCGATCCTGCGCGACCTCAACCCGACGTTGGCGTCCTACTCGTCCCTGCTGGGCGGCGGTGACCTGTGGAACTGGTACCTGGCCAGCTTCATCACCTCGACCCTGTCCGCGGCGCTCGTCGTGACCTTCGCCTCGATGGCGGCGTTCGCGATCTCCCGGATGCGCTTCCGCGGCCGCAACGTCGTCTTCGTGCTGCTACTGGCCGGGATCATGGTCCCGGCCGACGTGCTGATCATCCCGATCTTCCAGCTGCTGAACTCGGTGGGCCTGCTCAACACCTACTGGGCGGTCATCTTCCCGCAGGTCTCCAGCGTCATCGCGCTGTTCGTCTTCAAGCAGTTCTTCGACGGGCTCCCCAAGGAGCTGGAGGAGGCCGCCCGGCTGGACGGCGCGTCGAACTGGCGCATCTACCGCTCGGTCATCATGCCCCTGTCGCGTCCGGTCCTGTCCGCGATGGCGATCGTCACGTTCGTGGGCGTCTGGAACAACCTCATCCTGCCGCTGTTCGTCCTGTCCAACCCCGACCTCATGACCATCCCCGTGGGCCTGGCCACCGTCCAGGGCTCCTTCGGGCAGCGGTTCTCCGACATCCAGGCCAGCACCATCCTGGGCGCGTTGCCGCTGGTCGTCCTGTTCGTCATCTTCCAGCGCCGCATCGTCGAAGGTGTGGCCGGAACCGGTCTGAAGGGCTGAACCACCCGTGACAACACTCGATGGAGTCGTCGACCTCGACGTCTCCGGAGCCACCATCAACCGCCACCTCTACGGGCACTTCGCCGAGCACCTCGGCCGCTGCATCTACGAGGGGTTCTGGGTCGGGGAGGACTCCGAGATCCAGAACTCCGGAGGCATCCGCGACGACGTCGTGCAGGCCCTGAAGGACATCGCCGTCCCGAACCTGCGCTGGCCGGGCGGCTGCTTCGCCGACGAGTACCACTGGATGAACGGCGTCGGCCCGCGCGAGGAGCGCCCCTCGATGGTCAACACCCACTGGGGTGACGTCGTCGAGGACAACTCCTTCGGCACGCACGAGTTCATGCGGCTGTGCGAGCTGCTCGGCGCCGACCCGTACGTGTCGGGCAACGTCGGCTCCGGCACGGTCGCCGAGATGAGCGACTGGATCGAGTACCTCACCCGGTCCGGGGACGCCCCGATGTCCCGGCTGCGCCGGGAGCACGGCCGGTCCGAGCCGTGGAAGGTGCCCTTCTGGGGCATCGGCAACGAGAACTGGGGCTGCGGCGGCAACATGACCGCCGAGCAGTACACCCAGCTCGCGGCGCAGTTCGCGACGTACTGCCGCAACCACGACGGCAACGAGCTGTACCGCATCGCGGCCGGACCGAACCGGGACGACTACCACTGGACCGAGACGCTGATGAAGTCGATCAGCAGCCTGGGCGGCCCGGCCCGCACGCCCAAGCACAACGGCTGGCAGGCCCTGTCGTTCCACTACTACACGCACGCCAGCGACGACTGGCAGCACAAGGGCTCGGCGACGGAGTTCACCGCCGCCGAGTACCACGAGACCATGGTCCGGGCCTGGCGCATCGACGAGATCGTCCGCGGCCACGTGCGGGTCATGGACGCCTACGACCCCGAGGCCGCCGTGGGGCTCGTCTGCGACGAGTGGGGCACCTGGTGGGACGTCGAGCCCGGCACCAACCCCGGGTTCCTGTTCCAGCAGAACACCCTGCGGGACGCCCTCGTGGCCGGTCTGCACTTCGACGTGTTCCACGAGAACGCCCGCCGGCTGGTCATGGCCAACATCGCGCAGACGGTGAACGTGCTGCAGGCCATGGTCCTCACCGACGGTGCGCGGATGGTCCTCACGCCCACGTACCACGTGTTCGCCATGAACGCGGGGCACCAGGACGCCACGTCCCACCCCGTCCAGGTGAGGTCGGCGGACGCGGCGTACGAGGGCGAGCAGGGGTCCTACCGGACGCTGACCACGACGGTCAGCTCCAAGGACGGTTCGGCCCTGGTCTCCCTCACCAACCTCGACGTCGACGGCCCGGCCACGGTGCGGCTGGCCCTGCGCGGCAAGGTCTGGGAGGTCGCCCGCGCCCGGGTGCTCGCGGCCCCCTCGGTCCAGGCGCACAACACGGTGGAGGCACCGGACGCCGTCGCCCCCGCGCAGTTCGACGGCGCCCGGCGCGAGGGCGACACCCTCGTCGTCGACCTGCCGCCGCACTCGTTCGCGACGGTCGAGCTCACGCTCTCGTGAGCCTCAGACCGTCGTGAGCTCACGGGTCCGCAGGACCCCGGCCAGCGCCCCGGACGGCAGCCCCCTGCCGTCCGGGCGCGGCCAGTGCACGCACACCTCGTCGTAGCCGGCCTCGGCGAGCGCCGTCGCGAACCGCGGCCAGTCCGCGTACGCGCCGCGCTCGTCGAGGCCGAGCAGCGCCACCCGGCGCACGTCCCCCGCTCCACCCAGCGCGGCGAACCGCGCGATCGGCGCCGTGAACCGGTCGATCGCCTCCTGCGCCCCGTCCCCGGGCGCGGGTTCGCCCTCCCCGTAGGTGACCCACCCCTGACCGAGCCCGGCGGCGAAGCGCATCCCGCGGGGTCCGGCGGCCGCCACCGTCAGCGGCACCCCGGCGACCGGACCGGGGACGTTCCGCGCGTCGTGCGCGGTGTAGCGCTCCCCCCGCACGTCGGTGACCCGCTGCGACAGCAGCGTGCGCAGCAGCAGCGTCCACTCCTCGAAACGGTCCTGCCGCTCGCGCGGCGTCAACGGCGGCACCCCGAGGACCGACGCGTCGTGCGCGGACGTCCCCGCCCCCACCCCCAGCTCGACGCGGCCGCCCGAGAGCTGGTCCAGCGTCATGACCTCGGCGGCGAACGT encodes:
- a CDS encoding LLM class flavin-dependent oxidoreductase, with translation MDLSCVVLNDLHPHAFADTARTAEDGGVRTVFSYDHLSWRDLRDGPWYAAVPLLAAAATATDRVRLGTLVASPNYRHPVTFAAEVMTLDQLSGGRVELGVGAGTSAHDASVLGVPPLTPRERQDRFEEWTLLLRTLLSQRVTDVRGERYTAHDARNVPGPVAGVPLTVAAAGPRGMRFAAGLGQGWVTYGEGEPAPGDGAQEAIDRFTAPIARFAALGGAGDVRRVALLGLDERGAYADWPRFATALAEAGYDEVCVHWPRPDGRGLPSGALAGVLRTRELTTV